A region from the uncultured Macellibacteroides sp. genome encodes:
- the frr gene encoding ribosome recycling factor: protein MVDTKQFVKAAEEKMTFAIEHLDEQLAHIRAGKANPKILDGVRVPYYGSLVPLANVASVNTPDAKTIIITPWEKPLIKEIEKAIMNSEVGITPENNGEIIRLGIPPLTEERRRQLAKQSKQEAETAKISVRNARRDAIEALKKGIKEGIPEDVEKDAEAEVQKIHDKYIKKIDDLYAAKEKEIMTV, encoded by the coding sequence ATGGTAGATACGAAACAGTTCGTAAAGGCAGCAGAAGAGAAAATGACATTCGCGATTGAACATCTGGATGAACAATTAGCTCATATTCGTGCCGGCAAGGCCAATCCCAAGATTTTGGATGGAGTACGTGTTCCTTATTACGGAAGCCTCGTGCCCCTTGCAAATGTGGCATCTGTAAATACACCGGATGCTAAAACGATTATCATTACTCCGTGGGAAAAGCCGCTTATCAAAGAAATTGAAAAGGCTATTATGAACTCCGAAGTAGGGATAACCCCCGAAAATAACGGAGAGATAATTCGTCTTGGAATCCCTCCTCTTACAGAGGAACGTCGCCGCCAGCTGGCAAAGCAATCAAAACAAGAAGCCGAGACTGCTAAAATTAGTGTTCGCAACGCCCGCCGTGATGCTATTGAAGCATTGAAGAAAGGAATAAAAGAGGGTATTCCGGAAGATGTGGAAAAAGATGCAGAAGCAGAAGTGCAGAAAATTCATGATAAGTATATCAAAAAGATAGACGATCTCTACGCAGCGAAGGAAAAAGAAATTATGACTGTATAA
- the pyrH gene encoding UMP kinase, which produces MLQYKRILLKLSGESLMGGKSYGIDEARLTEYAEQIKEIAEMGIQIGIVIGGGNIFRGLSGTSKGFDRVKGDQMGMLATVINSLALSSALVSLGVKASVLTAIRMEPIGEFYNKWRAIELMEKGHVVIMSGGTGNPFFTTDTGSSLRGIEIEADVMLKGTRVDGIYTADPEKDPTATKFTDITYDEIYTRGLKVMDLTATTMCKENNLPIIVFDMDTNGNLKRVMSGEQIGTLVHN; this is translated from the coding sequence ATGCTTCAATACAAAAGAATACTTCTGAAACTAAGTGGCGAATCGCTCATGGGCGGTAAGTCGTATGGTATAGATGAGGCTCGACTTACAGAATATGCTGAGCAAATTAAAGAAATTGCTGAAATGGGCATCCAGATTGGTATAGTAATTGGCGGAGGTAATATTTTCCGCGGATTGAGCGGTACATCCAAAGGTTTTGATCGGGTAAAAGGAGATCAGATGGGAATGTTGGCGACTGTCATCAATAGCCTGGCATTAAGTTCTGCTCTGGTATCGCTGGGCGTTAAAGCAAGTGTGCTTACTGCTATCCGTATGGAGCCAATCGGAGAATTTTACAACAAATGGCGAGCCATCGAATTGATGGAAAAAGGTCATGTGGTAATTATGTCCGGCGGAACCGGAAATCCTTTCTTTACAACGGATACAGGCTCTTCGTTACGTGGTATAGAGATTGAAGCAGATGTGATGCTTAAAGGAACAAGGGTGGATGGAATCTATACAGCCGACCCTGAGAAAGATCCCACAGCAACCAAATTTACAGATATAACATACGACGAGATATATACACGCGGGCTTAAGGTTATGGACCTTACTGCCACAACGATGTGTAAAGAAAACAACCTTCCCATCATTGTCTTCGATATGGATACAAATGGTAATCTTAAACGAGTGATGAGTGGCGAACAGATAGGTACTTTGGTACATAATTAA
- a CDS encoding biotin--[acetyl-CoA-carboxylase] ligase, with amino-acid sequence MSHITFIEETDSTNKALRERMATGQIEEGSVVVAGFQTAGRGQVGNVWESEAGKNLTFSVVLYPETVPANRQFVLSQLAALSVKEVLDAYTDHITVKWPNDIYWKDKKICGMLIENDLCGKNIYATIIGIGINLNQLEFRSDAPNPVSLAQITGSVYDADDVLDRFLSILYKWYLRLLKGEEDVIRNKYREALYRRGGYYPFSDDDGEFTARIYDIEPTGHLVLQLQDGILRRYAFKEVRYCK; translated from the coding sequence ATGTCGCACATAACCTTTATTGAGGAAACAGATTCCACCAACAAGGCTCTACGGGAAAGAATGGCTACGGGGCAGATTGAAGAAGGTTCTGTTGTAGTTGCCGGTTTTCAAACGGCAGGGCGCGGACAGGTTGGGAATGTCTGGGAGTCGGAAGCCGGAAAGAATCTTACTTTTAGCGTTGTGCTCTATCCTGAGACTGTTCCAGCCAACCGGCAGTTTGTTCTCTCTCAGTTGGCTGCTCTTAGTGTTAAGGAGGTTCTTGATGCCTACACAGATCATATTACGGTAAAATGGCCCAACGATATTTACTGGAAGGATAAGAAGATTTGCGGTATGCTTATTGAAAACGATCTTTGCGGGAAGAATATTTACGCGACTATAATTGGAATCGGGATCAACTTAAATCAGCTTGAATTTAGAAGCGATGCTCCGAATCCGGTTTCACTGGCACAGATTACTGGATCTGTCTATGATGCGGATGACGTGCTTGACCGGTTTCTATCCATTTTATATAAGTGGTACTTGCGGCTGTTGAAAGGCGAAGAAGATGTTATACGCAATAAATACCGCGAAGCTTTGTACCGGAGGGGTGGTTATTATCCATTTTCGGACGACGATGGAGAATTTACTGCCCGAATCTATGATATTGAACCAACCGGTCACCTCGTGCTGCAACTTCAGGACGGCATTTTAAGGCGTTATGCATTTAAAGAGGTTCGTTATTGTAAATAA
- a CDS encoding MmcQ/YjbR family DNA-binding protein produces the protein MNIEEVRAYCLSLRGTTECFPFDDVSLVFKVENKMYLLLPLDADEPHIALKCSTDYVEELRDRYQAVTPAFHFNKKYWNAIYLTRDMEEAEIKRWIHHSYREVIAKLPRAIQDEYKEKP, from the coding sequence ATGAATATCGAAGAAGTAAGAGCCTATTGTTTGTCGTTAAGGGGAACCACAGAATGTTTCCCGTTCGATGATGTGTCGCTTGTCTTTAAAGTGGAGAATAAAATGTATTTGTTGCTCCCTCTCGATGCCGACGAGCCCCACATTGCGCTGAAGTGTTCAACGGATTATGTGGAGGAGTTAAGAGACCGCTACCAGGCGGTAACTCCGGCTTTTCATTTTAATAAAAAGTATTGGAATGCTATTTATCTGACGAGAGATATGGAGGAGGCTGAAATCAAACGCTGGATTCACCATTCTTATCGGGAAGTGATAGCAAAATTACCCCGTGCAATCCAGGATGAATATAAAGAAAAACCCTGA
- a CDS encoding YraN family protein encodes MAAHNNTGKEGEDIARTVLEKKGYTILHQNWRYRHKELDIVAIDGNELVVVEVKTRSENYLVSPLDAVDSAKIKCIVSAADVYARKYDMDLSIRFDIIAVVKDSNGYQTEHIEDAFYAPLRK; translated from the coding sequence ATGGCTGCACACAATAATACAGGAAAAGAGGGCGAAGATATTGCCCGGACAGTCCTTGAGAAAAAAGGATATACAATCTTACATCAAAATTGGCGGTATCGGCACAAAGAACTGGATATTGTGGCTATTGATGGAAACGAACTTGTAGTGGTGGAAGTCAAGACGCGTTCGGAAAATTATCTTGTCTCTCCCCTCGATGCCGTTGATTCGGCAAAAATTAAGTGTATTGTGAGCGCTGCGGATGTGTATGCCCGTAAATACGATATGGATCTATCCATCCGTTTTGATATAATTGCCGTTGTTAAAGATTCTAACGGCTATCAGACAGAACATATTGAGGACGCGTTTTATGCGCCCTTGCGTAAGTAA
- a CDS encoding nucleoside deaminase — MNPLTDEYFMKQALAEARLAAEEGEVPVGAVVVCNNQIIARGHNQTERLNDPTAHAEMIALTAATGVLGAKYLPDCILYVTVEPCIMCAGAIGWAQVSTIVYGASDEKRGFSIYAPKAFHPKAIVKKGILEKECADEMVSFFKKKR, encoded by the coding sequence ATGAATCCACTGACAGACGAATATTTTATGAAGCAGGCTCTGGCGGAAGCCAGACTTGCGGCCGAAGAAGGCGAAGTTCCTGTAGGAGCCGTTGTTGTTTGCAACAACCAGATTATTGCCCGCGGACATAATCAGACTGAACGGCTTAATGATCCTACTGCCCATGCCGAAATGATTGCTTTAACGGCAGCAACCGGGGTATTGGGAGCCAAATATTTACCCGATTGCATTTTATATGTTACTGTGGAGCCTTGTATCATGTGTGCGGGAGCCATTGGTTGGGCACAGGTAAGCACAATAGTGTACGGTGCCTCCGACGAAAAAAGAGGCTTCAGCATCTATGCCCCGAAAGCATTCCATCCCAAAGCCATCGTAAAGAAGGGAATTCTGGAGAAAGAGTGCGCCGATGAAATGGTTTCCTTTTTCAAAAAGAAACGCTAA
- a CDS encoding DUF4834 family protein produces the protein MFKFLFLIFGFFLLLVLLLGFSVIRTFKRVLFGSSNSETNRRHASSANRQQQSAPREEPVSSKKKLFTKEDGEYIDYEEVKE, from the coding sequence TTAATCTTCGGTTTCTTTCTTTTGCTGGTTCTGTTGTTGGGATTCTCTGTGATAAGAACATTTAAAAGAGTTCTTTTCGGATCTTCAAACTCAGAAACGAATCGTCGTCATGCTTCTTCAGCTAACAGACAGCAGCAATCTGCGCCCAGAGAGGAACCTGTTTCTTCCAAAAAGAAACTATTTACCAAAGAGGACGGAGAGTATATCGATTACGAAGAAGTGAAGGAATAA